The proteins below are encoded in one region of Apostichopus japonicus isolate 1M-3 chromosome 22, ASM3797524v1, whole genome shotgun sequence:
- the LOC139964112 gene encoding complement factor B-like isoform X1: protein MSGTKAKRWIILVLVAFSCLMQSANSQCTQPEDPPNGEILSRNSDPTHTYRRGYRMRVTCDPSFRMRPESARLTCDGDSWEPTIECVPEDCDLLPPFPRGDIIYRTGESGVVARYACTERGYRLHGETRLTCQSDGTWSADSPVCRAMLICKEVEKRDHLIRQRINGRRRKGLWTYGSRHTFSCEEGYILGSSSTSKDSYYPSIECTISGWNASVPICRVSSDVPRCPPLLEEIEHGRSTAENRTYAPKDIINYYCEEGYRTTSQSWRACALKNIRHTYSAVWLGVTPRCEEITCPTLRGYIENGAAYETSNMVGANATFRCDSGYELIGDSRLTCTRTGRWNGSIPVCDTGENHCPVLGIPLNGYKTGDRYNANDGVEFYCNAGYTLIGSEFRSCRPTGMWSGEPVKCIGNQDFDDIHEMSLKMRENLDWFEASALFEAAVSHETTNTNVHRTARFIPLSHDTGLDLYFMFDGSSSIGEDNFNVGKRFAKELVKEIGVTDRPNSLRVGALVFNSEVEIGFHTVAFDSTDEVLYAIDRIPYRGGGTNIAKAFQILSTVMLPLTSRLNRENSFKTVFLITDGDATEGGDPQKYAKEVRDQGVTIHCIGISENATRRTLSALASEPLREHLFFLKDYSTLEEFNKIITNQTIDYSECGVSPRRISRRDSVEDTRAKLGDWPWQIYIDIYNNICGGTLIEANWILTAASCLHGNVTFVAYAGIVNRFDGQRKKLQVNQTILHPDYDNVTKSHDIALIQLRKPVQLSFHIRKACLPDPAKENRLLTVGAAVVTGWGHNGVVPAKANVPKIPQRDLHELILKLRTRDECEASLVGNDEEDWFDETMTCAGYLGREVGPCSGDSGGPLVKYAKRGTSRRWTVIGVTSWGIGCALQTELDFFANVPHFVPWINENINPEAARLRRNT, encoded by the exons ATGTCGGGAACAAAGGCCAAGCGGTGGATCATACTGGTGTTGGTTGCATTCAGCTGTCTTATGCAAAGTG CTAACTCTCAGTGCACACAACCAGAAGATCCGCCAAATGGCGAGATTTTATCTCGCAACAGCGATCCTACCCACACTTACAGACGTGGTTACAGAATGAGAGTAACATGTGATCCGTCATTCCGGATGCGACCAGAATCAGCCAGATTGACATGTGATGGAGACAGTTGGGaaccaacaatcgaatgtgtcc CTGAAGACTGTGATCTCCTTCCCCCATTTCCAAGAGGTGACATTATATATAGAACTGGAGAATCCGGTGTGGTTGCCCGCTATGCGTGTACGGAACGAGGATATCGATTGCATGGCGAGACACGGTTGACGTGTCAAAGTGACGGTACCTGGTCTGCTGACagtccagtgtgtcgtg CTATGTTAATATGCAAGGAGGTAGAGAAGCGAGATCACTTGATTCGGCAAAGGATAAATGGCCGTCGACGTAAGGGATTGTGGACATATGGAAGTAGACATACCTTCTCGTGTGAGGAAGGTTACATCCTAGGAAGCTCGTCCACGTCAAAAGACTCCTACTATCCATCGATTGAATGCACAATAAGTGGATGGAACGCTTCAGTTCCTATCTGCCGTG TCTCCTCAGATGTTCCTAGATGCCCTCCTTTACTGGAAGAAATAGAACATGGACGATCAACTGCTGAAAATCGCACATACGCACCAAAAGATATAATCAATTATTATTGCGAAGAAGGCTACAGAACAACTAGTCAATCATGGAGAGCGTGTGCCTTGAAAAATATCCGACATACGTATAGTGCAGTCTGGCTTGGAGTAACCCCTCGGTGTGAAG AAATAACCTGTCCTACACTTAGGGGGTATATAGAAAATGGTGCAGCCTATGAGACTTCGAACATGGTTGGTGCAAACGCTACCTTCAGGTGTGATTCAGGATATGAGTTGATAGGTGACTCTCGTTTGACCTGTACAAGAACAGGACGGTGGAATGGATCAATACCAGTTTGCGATACGGGAG AAAATCATTGCCCTGTTCTGGGTATACCACTGAACGGTTACAAGACTGGCGATCGGTATAACGCAAATGACGGCGTAGAATTTTATTGCAACGCAGGTTATACATTGATCGGGTCAGAGTTTAGAAGTTGTCGTCCGACCGGCATGTGGTCGGGTGAACCAGTGAAATGCATTG GCAATCAAGACTTTGACGACATCCACGAGATGTCGTTAAAGATGAGAGAAAATTTAGACTGGTTTGAAGCTAGCGCACTTTTTGAAGCTGCAGTGAGTCATGAGACTACAAACACTAATGTCCATCGAACTGCACGATTTATCCCATTGAGCCACGATACTGGGCTGGATCTTTACTTCATGTTTGACGGATCTTCAAGCATTGGCGAAGATAACTTCAATGTGGGAAAAAGGTTTGCGAAAGAACTCGTTAAAGAG ATTGGTGTGACCGATAGACCAAACTCATTGAGGGTCGGAGCGTTGGTTTTCAATAGTGAGGTAGAAATTGGCTTTCATACTGTAGCATTTGATTCAACTGACGAAGTCCTTTATGCCATTGATCGTATACCATACAGAG GGGGTGGAACAAATATAGCCAAAGCCTTCCAGATTTTGTCTACGGTGATGCTTCCACTGACCTCAAGGCTCAATAGAGAAAACAGTTTTAAGACAGTATTTCTTATAACTGATG GGGATGCTACTGAAGGAGGTGACCCACAAAAGTATGCCAAAGAAGTTAGGGACCAAGGTGTTACAATACATTGTATTGGAATTAGCGAGAACGCTACCAGACGGACACTCAGTGCTCTGGCAAGTGAACCTTTACgcgaacatcttttttttttgaaagactACTCAACGCTTGAAGAATTCAACAAGATAATCACCAATCAAACAATCG ATTACAGTGAGTGCGGCGTTTCCCCCCGAAGAATATCAAGGAGAGATAGCGTAGAAGATACACGTGCCAAATTGGGTGACTGGCCATGGCAAATTTACATTGATATATAC AACAACATCTGTGGGGGAACGCTTATTGAGGCAAACTGGATTTTGACGGCAGCAAGTTGTCTCCATGGTAATGTCACTTTCGTAGCTTATGCAG GCATTGTTAATAGATTCGATGGGCAACGGAAGAAATTACAAGTCAACCAGACCATTCTGCATCCCGACTACGATAATGTCACGAAGAGTCATGACATAGCATTGATTCAACTCAGAAAACCTGTTCAACTGAGTTTTCATATTAGAAAGGCTTGTCTGCCAGATCCCGCAAAAG AGAACCGGTTGCTCACTGTTGGTGCTGCAGTTGTGACAGGATGGGGACACAACGGAGTAGTTCCAGCCAAAGCGAATGTTCCCAAAATACCACAACGCGACCTTCATGAACTAATCTTGAAACTTCGCACGAGAGATGAATGTGAAGCAAGTCTGGTTGGAAACGATGAAGAAGACTGGTTTGATGAAACTATGACGTGTGCTGGGTACCTCGGTCGAGAAGTAGGACCCTGCTCTGGAGATTCGGGAGGACCTTTAGTGAAGTATGCTAAAAGAGGGACATCGCGCCGTTGGACTGTCATTGGAGTTACCAGTTGGGGTATTGGATGTGCTTTGCAAACTGAGTTAGATTTCTTCGCAAATGTCCCACACTTTGTTCCTTGGATTAATGAAAATATCAACCCGGAAGCAGCGCGGTTGAGGCGGAACACATAA
- the LOC139964112 gene encoding complement factor B-like isoform X2: MSGTKAKRWIILVLVAFSCLMQSANSQCTQPEDPPNGEILSRNSDPTHTYRRGYRMRVTCDPSFRMRPESARLTCDGDSWEPTIECVPEDCDLLPPFPRGDIIYRTGESGVVARYACTERGYRLHGETRLTCQSDGTWSADSPVCRAMLICKEVEKRDHLIRQRINGRRRKGLWTYGSRHTFSCEEGYILGSSSTSKDSYYPSIECTISGWNASVPICRDVPRCPPLLEEIEHGRSTAENRTYAPKDIINYYCEEGYRTTSQSWRACALKNIRHTYSAVWLGVTPRCEEITCPTLRGYIENGAAYETSNMVGANATFRCDSGYELIGDSRLTCTRTGRWNGSIPVCDTGENHCPVLGIPLNGYKTGDRYNANDGVEFYCNAGYTLIGSEFRSCRPTGMWSGEPVKCIGNQDFDDIHEMSLKMRENLDWFEASALFEAAVSHETTNTNVHRTARFIPLSHDTGLDLYFMFDGSSSIGEDNFNVGKRFAKELVKEIGVTDRPNSLRVGALVFNSEVEIGFHTVAFDSTDEVLYAIDRIPYRGGGTNIAKAFQILSTVMLPLTSRLNRENSFKTVFLITDGDATEGGDPQKYAKEVRDQGVTIHCIGISENATRRTLSALASEPLREHLFFLKDYSTLEEFNKIITNQTIDYSECGVSPRRISRRDSVEDTRAKLGDWPWQIYIDIYNNICGGTLIEANWILTAASCLHGNVTFVAYAGIVNRFDGQRKKLQVNQTILHPDYDNVTKSHDIALIQLRKPVQLSFHIRKACLPDPAKENRLLTVGAAVVTGWGHNGVVPAKANVPKIPQRDLHELILKLRTRDECEASLVGNDEEDWFDETMTCAGYLGREVGPCSGDSGGPLVKYAKRGTSRRWTVIGVTSWGIGCALQTELDFFANVPHFVPWINENINPEAARLRRNT, from the exons ATGTCGGGAACAAAGGCCAAGCGGTGGATCATACTGGTGTTGGTTGCATTCAGCTGTCTTATGCAAAGTG CTAACTCTCAGTGCACACAACCAGAAGATCCGCCAAATGGCGAGATTTTATCTCGCAACAGCGATCCTACCCACACTTACAGACGTGGTTACAGAATGAGAGTAACATGTGATCCGTCATTCCGGATGCGACCAGAATCAGCCAGATTGACATGTGATGGAGACAGTTGGGaaccaacaatcgaatgtgtcc CTGAAGACTGTGATCTCCTTCCCCCATTTCCAAGAGGTGACATTATATATAGAACTGGAGAATCCGGTGTGGTTGCCCGCTATGCGTGTACGGAACGAGGATATCGATTGCATGGCGAGACACGGTTGACGTGTCAAAGTGACGGTACCTGGTCTGCTGACagtccagtgtgtcgtg CTATGTTAATATGCAAGGAGGTAGAGAAGCGAGATCACTTGATTCGGCAAAGGATAAATGGCCGTCGACGTAAGGGATTGTGGACATATGGAAGTAGACATACCTTCTCGTGTGAGGAAGGTTACATCCTAGGAAGCTCGTCCACGTCAAAAGACTCCTACTATCCATCGATTGAATGCACAATAAGTGGATGGAACGCTTCAGTTCCTATCTGCCGTG ATGTTCCTAGATGCCCTCCTTTACTGGAAGAAATAGAACATGGACGATCAACTGCTGAAAATCGCACATACGCACCAAAAGATATAATCAATTATTATTGCGAAGAAGGCTACAGAACAACTAGTCAATCATGGAGAGCGTGTGCCTTGAAAAATATCCGACATACGTATAGTGCAGTCTGGCTTGGAGTAACCCCTCGGTGTGAAG AAATAACCTGTCCTACACTTAGGGGGTATATAGAAAATGGTGCAGCCTATGAGACTTCGAACATGGTTGGTGCAAACGCTACCTTCAGGTGTGATTCAGGATATGAGTTGATAGGTGACTCTCGTTTGACCTGTACAAGAACAGGACGGTGGAATGGATCAATACCAGTTTGCGATACGGGAG AAAATCATTGCCCTGTTCTGGGTATACCACTGAACGGTTACAAGACTGGCGATCGGTATAACGCAAATGACGGCGTAGAATTTTATTGCAACGCAGGTTATACATTGATCGGGTCAGAGTTTAGAAGTTGTCGTCCGACCGGCATGTGGTCGGGTGAACCAGTGAAATGCATTG GCAATCAAGACTTTGACGACATCCACGAGATGTCGTTAAAGATGAGAGAAAATTTAGACTGGTTTGAAGCTAGCGCACTTTTTGAAGCTGCAGTGAGTCATGAGACTACAAACACTAATGTCCATCGAACTGCACGATTTATCCCATTGAGCCACGATACTGGGCTGGATCTTTACTTCATGTTTGACGGATCTTCAAGCATTGGCGAAGATAACTTCAATGTGGGAAAAAGGTTTGCGAAAGAACTCGTTAAAGAG ATTGGTGTGACCGATAGACCAAACTCATTGAGGGTCGGAGCGTTGGTTTTCAATAGTGAGGTAGAAATTGGCTTTCATACTGTAGCATTTGATTCAACTGACGAAGTCCTTTATGCCATTGATCGTATACCATACAGAG GGGGTGGAACAAATATAGCCAAAGCCTTCCAGATTTTGTCTACGGTGATGCTTCCACTGACCTCAAGGCTCAATAGAGAAAACAGTTTTAAGACAGTATTTCTTATAACTGATG GGGATGCTACTGAAGGAGGTGACCCACAAAAGTATGCCAAAGAAGTTAGGGACCAAGGTGTTACAATACATTGTATTGGAATTAGCGAGAACGCTACCAGACGGACACTCAGTGCTCTGGCAAGTGAACCTTTACgcgaacatcttttttttttgaaagactACTCAACGCTTGAAGAATTCAACAAGATAATCACCAATCAAACAATCG ATTACAGTGAGTGCGGCGTTTCCCCCCGAAGAATATCAAGGAGAGATAGCGTAGAAGATACACGTGCCAAATTGGGTGACTGGCCATGGCAAATTTACATTGATATATAC AACAACATCTGTGGGGGAACGCTTATTGAGGCAAACTGGATTTTGACGGCAGCAAGTTGTCTCCATGGTAATGTCACTTTCGTAGCTTATGCAG GCATTGTTAATAGATTCGATGGGCAACGGAAGAAATTACAAGTCAACCAGACCATTCTGCATCCCGACTACGATAATGTCACGAAGAGTCATGACATAGCATTGATTCAACTCAGAAAACCTGTTCAACTGAGTTTTCATATTAGAAAGGCTTGTCTGCCAGATCCCGCAAAAG AGAACCGGTTGCTCACTGTTGGTGCTGCAGTTGTGACAGGATGGGGACACAACGGAGTAGTTCCAGCCAAAGCGAATGTTCCCAAAATACCACAACGCGACCTTCATGAACTAATCTTGAAACTTCGCACGAGAGATGAATGTGAAGCAAGTCTGGTTGGAAACGATGAAGAAGACTGGTTTGATGAAACTATGACGTGTGCTGGGTACCTCGGTCGAGAAGTAGGACCCTGCTCTGGAGATTCGGGAGGACCTTTAGTGAAGTATGCTAAAAGAGGGACATCGCGCCGTTGGACTGTCATTGGAGTTACCAGTTGGGGTATTGGATGTGCTTTGCAAACTGAGTTAGATTTCTTCGCAAATGTCCCACACTTTGTTCCTTGGATTAATGAAAATATCAACCCGGAAGCAGCGCGGTTGAGGCGGAACACATAA
- the LOC139964122 gene encoding galactosylceramide sulfotransferase-like, whose product MSTKYLLIFFSVLAIYIVTTHIIYQLTRGSNETTRSQTLRINLHLEDNHCQPRNSIVLAKTHKTGGSTLGTIIARYGYERNLTFALPSTGFILGYQTFSQEMLLRQPTDEGFNVLVNHVPFHRANMEKVMKPTAKYVTILREPVSRWYSVVEYYSLFKLALRLTKEQYGAIKTSPLDDFLSAIAKCKYFSCSLGYNGQLFDLGLTENVYYTDEQAIQKKIKTIEEELDLVLIAEYFDESLLLLKKMMCWTFEDIMYIKKKQRRNVSREPTRIEQANAIRKWNKGDVMLYQRFNRTLWNKINKYGPNFQKDLRRFREMNDVTTKSCVNTTSSDINGNYILQNRSDLCQNLNRDIRPYTEMLVKIVNMRGQ is encoded by the exons ATGTCTACAAAATATCTTTTAATCTTCTTTTCAGTGTTGGCTATTTATATTGTTACAACGCATATTATCTATCAGCTAACACGTGGTTCGAACGAAACAACTCG GTCCCAAACTCTTCGAATCAACTTACATTTAGAAGATAATCACTGTCAACCAAGAAACAGCATTGTACTTGCGAAAACGCACAAAACTGGCGGATCAACACTAGGCACAATCATCGCACGTTATGGGTATGAGAGAAATTTAACATTTGCTCTACCATCAACTGGATTTATTCTGGGTTACCAAACTTTTTCACAGGAAATGTTACTAAGGCAACCGACAGATGAAGGATTTAACGTTTTAGTTAACCACGTGCCTTTCCACAGAGCTAACATGGAAAAGGTTATGAAACCTACCGCTAAATATGTTACTATCTTGCGTGAACCAGTTTCGCGATGGTATTCTGTGGTGGAGTATTACTCATTATTCAAACTTGCTCTTCGTCTCACCAAAGAGCAGTACGGAGCCATCAAAACGTCACCTCTTGACGATTTCCTCTCAGCAATAGCGAAGTGCAAATATTTTTCATGTAGTCTGGGTTATAATGGGCAACTGTTTGATTTAGGATTGACCGAAAATGTTTATTATACAGATGAACAGGCAATacagaagaaaattaaaacaatagaagAAGAATTGGATCTGGTTTTAATTGCGGAGTACTTTGATGAATCCTTGCTGctgttaaagaaaatgatgtgCTGGACATTCGAAGACATAATGTATATTAAGAAAAAGCAACGTCGAAACGTGAGCCGCGAGCCTACACGTATAGAACAGGCCAATGCGATACGAAAATGGAACAAAGGGGATGTCATGCTCTATCAACGATTCAATCGAACATTATggaataaaatcaataaatatggGCCCAATTTTCAGAAAGATTTGAGACGTTTTAGGGAAATGAATGATGTCACAACTAAATCTTGCGTGAATACTACGTCATCAGATATCAACGGGAACTATATTCTTCAGAACCGAAGTGACCTTTGCCAAAACTTAAACAGAGATATAAGACCATACACGGAAATGCTTGTAAAAATTGTGAACATGCGCGGGCAATAA